One region of Skermanella mucosa genomic DNA includes:
- a CDS encoding response regulator transcription factor: MSQSILIADDEPSILLSLQFLLQKAGYEVRLARNGEEVIQAVEQAVPDLILLDAMMPKRDGFDVCQTIRANPAWQRLPVIMLTAKSRDVERQKGMALGATDYITKPFSTRDLVETVRKHLAAA, encoded by the coding sequence ATGAGCCAATCCATCCTGATCGCCGACGACGAGCCGAGCATCCTGCTCTCGCTCCAGTTCCTGCTCCAGAAGGCGGGCTACGAAGTCCGTCTCGCCAGGAACGGCGAGGAGGTCATCCAGGCGGTCGAGCAGGCGGTCCCGGACCTGATCCTTCTCGACGCCATGATGCCCAAGCGCGACGGCTTCGACGTCTGCCAGACCATACGGGCCAACCCCGCCTGGCAGCGGCTGCCGGTGATCATGCTGACCGCCAAGAGCCGCGACGTCGAACGGCAGAAGGGCATGGCGCTCGGGGCGACGGACTACATCACCAAGCCCTTCTCCACCCGCGACCTGGTCGAAACGGTGCGCAAGCACCTCGCCGCCGCCTGA